The Novosphingobium terrae genome has a window encoding:
- a CDS encoding phosphoribosyl-ATP diphosphatase, whose protein sequence is MEQKPSPIATLERLEATIAARRSADPDTSYVAKLNAKGLKKIAQKLGEEGVETVIAALAEDDEALTGEAADLIFHLIVLLQARGLSLADVCAVLDQREGIGGLAEKAARTQ, encoded by the coding sequence ATGGAACAGAAGCCTTCACCGATCGCCACGCTGGAACGCCTTGAGGCGACCATCGCCGCGCGCCGCAGCGCCGATCCTGACACCAGCTATGTCGCGAAGCTCAACGCCAAGGGCTTGAAGAAGATCGCGCAGAAGCTGGGCGAGGAGGGCGTGGAAACCGTCATCGCCGCGCTCGCGGAAGACGATGAGGCGCTGACCGGAGAGGCCGCCGATCTGATCTTCCACCTGATCGTGCTGCTTCAGGCGCGTGGGTTAAGTCTGGCCGATGTCTGCGCCGTGCTCGACCAGCGCGAGGGCATCGGCGGTCTGGCCGAAAAAGCTGCCCGCACCCAATAA
- a CDS encoding histidine triad nucleotide-binding protein: MPIDARLPYDEANIFAKILRGEIPCKKVYEDDFALAFHDIAPKAPVHVLVVPKGPYVSWDDFSANAPDALIAGFIRAVGTVARQFDLVEPGYRLLANIGPDGGQEVPHLHVHLFGGAPLGPMLA, translated from the coding sequence ATGCCCATCGACGCAAGGCTGCCCTATGACGAGGCCAACATCTTCGCGAAAATCCTGCGCGGGGAAATCCCCTGCAAGAAAGTCTATGAGGACGACTTCGCGCTGGCCTTCCACGATATCGCCCCCAAGGCGCCGGTCCATGTGCTGGTGGTCCCCAAGGGCCCTTACGTCAGCTGGGACGATTTCTCTGCCAACGCTCCCGACGCCCTGATCGCCGGTTTCATCCGCGCGGTGGGCACGGTGGCCCGCCAGTTCGATCTGGTGGAGCCGGGCTATCGCCTGCTGGCCAACATCGGCCCGGATGGCGGTCAGGAAGTGCCGCATCTGCATGTGCATCTCTTCGGCGGAGCGCCTCTGGGGCCGATGCTGGCCTGA
- a CDS encoding YbgC/FadM family acyl-CoA thioesterase: protein MTLQAAPPVFPHPLPQPSSGLMTGAVHYFAVRAYYEDTDLSGVVYHANYLRWFERARSDLLRLLGIDQRAAVEAGEGAYAVTEIAIRYASPARLDDDVLIETRVEDLGAASCRMCQSAFRNGDLLAKAQLRVGFVSPSGRPRRQPAAWRAAFEDFLAGRVPPSGIKDEA from the coding sequence ATGACGCTTCAGGCAGCCCCCCCTGTCTTCCCGCATCCCCTGCCTCAGCCCTCCAGCGGGCTGATGACGGGCGCCGTGCATTATTTCGCCGTGCGCGCCTATTACGAGGATACGGACCTGTCGGGCGTGGTCTATCACGCCAACTATCTGCGCTGGTTCGAACGCGCCCGTTCCGACCTGCTGCGCCTGCTCGGCATCGACCAGCGCGCGGCGGTGGAGGCGGGCGAGGGCGCCTATGCCGTGACCGAGATCGCCATCCGCTACGCCAGCCCCGCGCGGCTCGACGACGATGTGCTGATCGAGACCCGCGTCGAGGACCTTGGCGCCGCTTCCTGTCGAATGTGTCAGTCAGCGTTCAGAAATGGTGATCTACTGGCCAAGGCGCAATTGCGGGTGGGCTTTGTCAGCCCCAGCGGGCGACCACGGCGTCAACCGGCGGCATGGCGTGCCGCTTTCGAGGATTTTCTGGCGGGGCGCGTTCCGCCGTCGGGCATCAAGGATGAGGCTTGA
- the tolQ gene encoding protein TolQ has product MTLLVMGAAGLDGAPDHLDPVRLFMDADPVVKGVLGALALASLWVWTIIITFSMRIVAIRRKTEAYEAEFWKARDLEAFQKGAQGQKADLPAAKVVAAALSEWRRSVTGKVDREAARGRLASAMDSVVAAETEELADRLNFLATVGSVAPFVGLFGTVWGIMNSFFQIGQQQNSSLAVVAPGISEALFATAVGLFAAIPAVIAYNRFSHRVNGFESRLQRFADRFHGSLSRELDQL; this is encoded by the coding sequence ATGACGTTGCTCGTGATGGGCGCCGCCGGTCTTGATGGCGCCCCCGACCATCTGGACCCCGTGCGCCTGTTCATGGACGCCGACCCGGTGGTGAAGGGCGTGCTGGGCGCGCTGGCGCTGGCCAGCCTGTGGGTCTGGACGATCATCATCACCTTCTCGATGCGCATCGTGGCCATCCGCCGCAAGACCGAGGCCTACGAGGCCGAGTTCTGGAAAGCCCGCGATCTGGAAGCCTTCCAGAAGGGCGCCCAGGGCCAGAAGGCCGATCTGCCCGCCGCCAAGGTGGTGGCCGCGGCCTTGTCCGAATGGCGCCGCTCGGTCACCGGCAAGGTGGACCGCGAGGCCGCGCGCGGCCGCCTCGCCAGCGCGATGGACAGTGTCGTCGCCGCCGAGACCGAGGAACTGGCCGACCGCCTGAACTTCCTCGCCACCGTAGGTTCGGTGGCCCCCTTCGTCGGTCTGTTCGGCACGGTGTGGGGCATCATGAACAGCTTCTTCCAGATCGGCCAGCAGCAGAACTCCTCGTTGGCGGTGGTGGCTCCGGGCATTTCGGAGGCGCTGTTCGCCACGGCTGTCGGCCTGTTCGCGGCCATTCCGGCGGTGATCGCTTACAACCGGTTTTCGCATCGCGTGAACGGGTTTGAGTCGCGGTTGCAGCGTTTTGCGGATCGGTTCCACGGGAGCCTGAGCCGGGAGCTGGATCAGCTGTGA
- a CDS encoding ExbD/TolR family protein — protein sequence MAMGIHKFSRGGRRSRGSRSPMAEINVTPLVDVMLVLLIIFMVTAPLLKAGIPIQLPDSHAKPLDQTPKQVTISMDREGTVFIDDAEVSPGELSDRLANLPKDADGKEPLVVLRADKGLDYGRVIGLMGDLNHAGVTSISLVTVSAGDPGAPAKRGN from the coding sequence ATGGCGATGGGCATCCACAAATTCTCACGCGGAGGCCGCCGCAGTCGCGGTTCGCGCTCGCCGATGGCGGAGATCAACGTCACGCCGCTGGTTGACGTGATGCTGGTGCTGCTGATCATCTTCATGGTCACCGCGCCTCTGCTCAAGGCGGGCATTCCGATCCAGCTGCCCGACAGCCACGCCAAGCCGCTCGATCAGACGCCCAAGCAGGTGACGATCAGCATGGACCGTGAGGGCACCGTGTTCATCGACGATGCCGAAGTGTCGCCGGGGGAACTGTCGGACCGTCTGGCCAATCTGCCCAAGGACGCTGACGGCAAGGAGCCGCTGGTGGTGCTGCGCGCGGACAAGGGGCTCGATTATGGCCGGGTGATTGGCCTGATGGGCGATCTGAACCATGCCGGGGTCACCTCGATCTCGCTGGTGACGGTGTCGGCGGGCGATCCCGGCGCGCCGGCCAAACGCGGGAACTGA
- a CDS encoding TonB C-terminal domain-containing protein codes for MRKSEMGGLAIALVGHVALVWVLAMSWHGKVPPPPPRMTVTLSDNVGLQSEAPSHEQAAADVAPTLGQAQPEEQAAPEPVKPVPVPMPKPEPKPEPKPQPKPEPVKPQPKPVPKPEPKPVPKPEPRKPEPKPAPHKPEPVKQAPSKAKPQDDPVGRAIAAREGKANTKGSKDAKPSTKPAGGSRLGADFLKGLAPQGNGKAQTPPAANIGPGVRAGLASAISRALKPNWRVPQGVDTDELVTILSFDLNRDGSLAGPVRVVSQTGITDSNKTQAHIHAENAVRAVKLAAPFSLPPEYYDAWKHVASFRFDRNLAQ; via the coding sequence ATGCGCAAGAGCGAGATGGGGGGGCTGGCGATTGCGCTGGTCGGCCATGTTGCGCTTGTGTGGGTGCTGGCGATGTCGTGGCATGGCAAGGTGCCGCCGCCGCCCCCGCGCATGACGGTGACGCTGAGCGACAATGTCGGCCTTCAGTCCGAGGCGCCCAGCCATGAGCAGGCCGCCGCCGATGTGGCGCCCACGCTGGGGCAGGCCCAGCCCGAGGAGCAGGCCGCGCCCGAGCCGGTGAAGCCGGTCCCCGTGCCGATGCCCAAGCCGGAACCGAAACCCGAGCCCAAGCCGCAGCCCAAGCCCGAGCCGGTGAAGCCCCAGCCCAAACCGGTGCCGAAGCCTGAGCCGAAACCGGTGCCCAAGCCCGAGCCGCGCAAGCCGGAACCCAAGCCCGCGCCCCACAAGCCTGAGCCGGTCAAGCAGGCGCCCAGCAAGGCCAAGCCTCAGGATGATCCGGTGGGCCGCGCCATTGCCGCGCGTGAGGGCAAGGCCAACACCAAGGGTAGCAAGGACGCCAAGCCCAGCACCAAGCCTGCTGGCGGCAGCCGCCTTGGCGCGGACTTCCTGAAGGGCCTCGCGCCGCAGGGTAATGGCAAGGCGCAGACGCCGCCGGCGGCCAACATCGGGCCGGGCGTGCGGGCCGGGCTGGCCAGTGCGATTTCGCGCGCGCTCAAGCCCAATTGGCGCGTCCCTCAGGGCGTCGATACCGACGAATTGGTGACGATCCTCTCCTTCGATCTCAACCGGGACGGCTCGCTGGCCGGGCCGGTGCGGGTGGTGAGCCAGACCGGCATCACCGACAGCAACAAGACTCAAGCTCATATCCATGCAGAAAATGCCGTTCGCGCGGTGAAGCTGGCTGCACCCTTCTCTTTGCCGCCGGAGTATTATGATGCATGGAAGCATGTGGCTTCCTTCCGCTTCGACAGGAATCTGGCACAATGA
- the tolB gene encoding Tol-Pal system beta propeller repeat protein TolB — protein MKALLMAAGMGGALIGAAADAQQIAPASILPPPQIQQKPADTGGLTGSVSDDSAWVDLGIDIPSFATPADVPTQASAGGTAALGRAIADVITADLKNNGLFKPIGPAKLPGIGMGDVTQPDFPGWSSRGAEMLVHGSVRAGGDGSLMVSCYLYDVRLQQQLTKAAWTFSAGDWRRAAHKCSDVIYSRLSGESPFFDSRIAYIAETGPKDHRMKRLAIMDSDGANHRFITTGQAMALTPRFSPDYKKILYLSYLNGRPRIYIYDIASSSQRLVAETGNPTFAPRWSPDGKWILYSMAVAGNTNIYRISAAGGSSQKLTDTPGINVGGSYSPDGNRIVFESDRGGSQQIYVMNADGSNQHRISFFGGKAATPEWSPRGDQIAFTRIGGGGFGIAVTDPNGSGARTLTHGWQDESPTWAPNGRIIQFFRTERGAAGRSSLWQVDLTGSHERRLPTPVDGSDPSWGPIRQ, from the coding sequence ATGAAGGCCCTGTTGATGGCCGCAGGCATGGGCGGCGCGCTGATCGGCGCCGCTGCTGATGCTCAGCAAATCGCTCCGGCCTCGATCCTGCCGCCCCCGCAGATCCAGCAGAAGCCCGCCGATACGGGCGGTCTGACCGGTTCGGTGTCCGACGATTCGGCCTGGGTCGATCTGGGCATCGACATTCCCAGCTTCGCCACCCCCGCCGATGTGCCCACGCAGGCCAGCGCGGGCGGCACCGCTGCTCTGGGCCGCGCGATTGCGGATGTGATCACGGCGGATCTGAAGAACAACGGCCTGTTCAAGCCCATCGGCCCGGCCAAGCTGCCTGGCATCGGCATGGGCGACGTGACCCAGCCCGACTTTCCCGGCTGGAGCTCGCGCGGCGCCGAAATGCTGGTGCATGGCAGCGTGCGTGCGGGTGGCGACGGCTCGCTGATGGTCTCGTGCTATCTCTATGACGTGCGGCTGCAGCAGCAGCTGACCAAGGCGGCCTGGACCTTCTCGGCGGGCGACTGGCGCCGTGCGGCGCATAAGTGCTCGGACGTGATCTATTCGCGTCTCTCGGGCGAGAGCCCCTTCTTCGACAGCCGCATCGCCTACATCGCCGAGACCGGTCCCAAGGACCACCGCATGAAGCGGCTGGCGATCATGGATTCGGATGGTGCCAACCACCGCTTCATCACCACCGGTCAGGCCATGGCGCTGACGCCGCGTTTCTCGCCCGATTACAAGAAGATCCTCTACCTGTCCTATCTCAACGGACGGCCCCGCATCTACATCTATGACATCGCCTCCTCCAGCCAGCGGCTGGTGGCGGAGACGGGCAATCCCACCTTCGCCCCGCGCTGGTCGCCCGATGGCAAGTGGATTCTCTATTCCATGGCGGTGGCGGGCAACACCAACATCTATCGCATCTCGGCAGCGGGTGGCTCCAGCCAGAAGCTGACCGACACGCCCGGCATCAATGTCGGCGGCAGCTACTCGCCCGACGGCAATCGCATCGTCTTTGAAAGCGATCGCGGCGGCAGCCAGCAGATCTATGTGATGAATGCCGATGGCAGCAATCAGCACCGCATCAGCTTCTTCGGCGGCAAGGCTGCGACGCCCGAGTGGAGCCCGCGTGGCGACCAGATCGCCTTCACCCGCATCGGCGGTGGCGGCTTCGGCATTGCCGTGACCGATCCCAACGGTTCGGGCGCGCGCACGCTGACCCATGGCTGGCAGGACGAATCGCCCACCTGGGCGCCCAACGGCCGCATCATCCAGTTCTTCCGTACCGAGCGCGGTGCCGCCGGGCGTTCGTCGCTGTGGCAGGTCGATCTGACCGGCAGCCATGAGCGCCGCCTGCCCACGCCCGTCGACGGGTCGGACCCCAGCTGGGGCCCCATTCGCCAGTAA
- the pal gene encoding peptidoglycan-associated lipoprotein Pal — MFSKLPTAAKGVVPGAMVLTLGLALAACGHKPPKTLPPEPAPAVSQAAPPPAPTNQGPVPGSAADFVAQMMGKDTIHFALDKYSVDPGETPALQAQAQWLMRYPSKKATIEGHCDERGTREYNLALGERRATAAKNYLVSLGVDASRLTTISYGKERPVDTASTEEAYARNRRAVTVAID, encoded by the coding sequence ATGTTCTCCAAGCTCCCTACCGCTGCCAAGGGTGTCGTCCCCGGCGCGATGGTCTTGACCCTGGGTCTGGCGCTGGCCGCCTGCGGCCACAAGCCGCCCAAGACCCTGCCGCCCGAGCCGGCCCCCGCCGTCTCGCAGGCTGCGCCGCCCCCGGCGCCCACCAACCAGGGCCCCGTGCCCGGCAGCGCCGCTGACTTCGTGGCACAGATGATGGGCAAGGACACCATCCACTTCGCGCTGGACAAGTACAGCGTCGATCCCGGCGAGACGCCCGCCCTGCAGGCTCAGGCCCAGTGGCTGATGCGCTATCCGTCGAAGAAGGCCACCATCGAGGGCCACTGCGACGAGCGCGGCACCCGCGAATACAACCTCGCCCTGGGCGAGCGCCGCGCCACCGCCGCGAAGAACTACCTCGTCTCGCTGGGCGTCGATGCCTCGCGCCTGACGACGATCTCCTACGGCAAGGAACGCCCGGTCGACACCGCCTCGACCGAGGAAGCCTATGCCCGCAACCGCCGCGCTGTGACTGTCGCCATCGACTGA
- a CDS encoding J domain-containing protein has product MNRARRSNDWGFPRWRGYEAGREAAQIRLCDRAGCNEPGNCPAPKSPNNPDRWYFCQQHAAEYNSGWDYFAGLDAEEAASREQAEQQTHSGYRESAYYGWAGSGDGTRSRDELKALEVLGLDPDADFDAVRKAWRTKAKAVHPDVRPNDAEAAKAFMGLQAAYEVLRVAEEQRSWKGAGV; this is encoded by the coding sequence ATGAACCGCGCACGTCGATCAAATGACTGGGGCTTTCCGCGCTGGCGGGGCTATGAGGCTGGGCGCGAGGCGGCGCAGATCCGCCTGTGCGACCGTGCGGGCTGCAATGAGCCCGGCAATTGCCCGGCGCCCAAGTCACCCAACAATCCGGACCGCTGGTATTTCTGCCAGCAGCATGCCGCCGAATACAATTCGGGCTGGGACTATTTCGCCGGTCTGGACGCCGAAGAGGCCGCCAGCCGGGAGCAGGCCGAGCAGCAGACTCACAGCGGCTATCGTGAGAGCGCCTATTATGGCTGGGCCGGATCGGGCGACGGCACGCGCAGCCGCGATGAGCTGAAGGCGCTGGAGGTGCTGGGGCTCGATCCTGACGCCGATTTCGATGCGGTGCGCAAGGCATGGCGGACCAAGGCCAAGGCTGTGCATCCCGATGTGCGCCCCAATGATGCCGAGGCGGCCAAGGCCTTCATGGGCCTTCAGGCCGCCTATGAGGTGCTGCGCGTGGCCGAGGAGCAGCGCAGCTGGAAGGGCGCCGGGGTGTGA
- the infC gene encoding translation initiation factor IF-3 gives MAPPVKSGPRYNEFIQSPKVRVIDGEGENLGVLNTRDAIAQAFEVGLDLVEVSPNADPPVCKFLDVGKFRYEAQKKANLARKSQKTQEIKEIKMRPNIDDHDYDTKMKAMHRFIEEGDKVKVTLRFRGRELSHQQLGMNLLRRVQEDIAEIAKVEAYPRMEGRQMLMVVSPK, from the coding sequence ATGGCGCCCCCCGTTAAGAGCGGGCCACGCTACAACGAATTTATCCAGTCGCCCAAGGTGCGCGTGATCGACGGCGAAGGTGAAAACCTCGGCGTGCTGAACACCCGCGACGCGATTGCGCAGGCCTTCGAGGTCGGGCTTGACCTGGTCGAAGTGTCGCCCAACGCCGATCCGCCGGTCTGCAAGTTCCTCGATGTCGGCAAGTTCCGCTACGAGGCGCAGAAGAAGGCGAATCTCGCCCGCAAGTCGCAGAAGACGCAGGAGATCAAGGAGATCAAGATGCGTCCGAACATCGACGACCATGACTACGACACCAAGATGAAGGCGATGCACCGCTTCATCGAGGAAGGCGACAAGGTCAAGGTGACGCTGCGCTTCCGCGGTCGTGAGCTTTCGCACCAGCAGCTGGGCATGAACCTGCTGCGCCGCGTGCAGGAAGACATCGCCGAGATCGCCAAGGTGGAGGCCTATCCGCGCATGGAAGGCCGCCAGATGCTGATGGTGGTTTCGCCGAAGTAA
- the pdeM gene encoding ligase-associated DNA damage response endonuclease PdeM, with translation MLSPSVPSDAACDASDFGAAFGFAGGEWRLSPCRALWWAEEQALVVADLHLEKASWYAKHGQFLPPYDSRETLERLTAAQAATGACRIYALGDSFHDSQGPMRLESGAADLLEALARRAEVVWITGNHDEGLADSTLPGTVAEELTIRGIALRHIAEPGTQGAELSGHFHPKLRLRLQGRLISRPCAVLAGNRMILPAHGTLTGGLDASAPPIREALAPERKLEALVTASGKVLRFPLPA, from the coding sequence ATGCTTTCCCCTTCTGTTCCCTCGGATGCGGCCTGCGATGCGAGCGACTTCGGCGCGGCTTTCGGCTTTGCCGGGGGCGAGTGGCGCCTGTCGCCCTGCCGGGCTCTGTGGTGGGCGGAAGAGCAGGCGCTGGTGGTGGCCGATCTGCATCTGGAAAAGGCCAGCTGGTACGCCAAACACGGCCAGTTCCTGCCCCCTTACGACAGCCGCGAAACGCTGGAACGCCTGACCGCCGCGCAGGCCGCCACCGGCGCGTGCCGCATCTATGCGCTGGGCGACAGCTTTCACGACTCGCAGGGGCCGATGCGGCTCGAATCGGGGGCGGCGGATTTGCTGGAGGCTCTGGCACGCCGGGCCGAGGTGGTGTGGATCACCGGCAATCACGATGAGGGTCTGGCGGATAGCACCCTGCCCGGCACCGTGGCCGAAGAGCTGACCATCCGCGGCATCGCCCTGCGCCATATCGCCGAGCCCGGCACGCAAGGCGCTGAACTCTCCGGCCATTTCCATCCCAAGCTGCGGCTGCGCCTGCAAGGCCGCTTGATCTCCCGCCCCTGCGCCGTGCTGGCAGGCAACCGCATGATCCTGCCCGCCCATGGCACGCTGACCGGCGGGCTGGACGCCTCCGCCCCGCCCATTCGCGAGGCTCTGGCGCCCGAACGCAAGCTGGAAGCGCTGGTGACGGCCAGCGGCAAGGTGCTGCGCTTTCCCCTGCCCGCATAG
- the hemF gene encoding oxygen-dependent coproporphyrinogen oxidase, whose translation MTEWTAHTQQARAWFESLRDAICGAFEGLEREAGSDASFEYTPWQRAAHNDEDGDTGGGVRGLMKGKIFEKVGVNVSTVHGTFAPNFASSINGASVENPGFTATGISLVAHMANPHVPAVHMNTRFLTTTKAWFGGGADLNPPIPYEEDTQDFHAAFKAACDAHEPGDYDRFKAWADDYFYIPHRGVHRGVGGIFYDHLDCADQAGWDANFAFTKAVGETFLDIFPQIVRRRMAAAYTPAEKQTQLEWRGRYAEFNLVYDRGTTFGLKTGGNVEAILMSLPPEAAWS comes from the coding sequence ATGACCGAATGGACCGCCCACACGCAACAAGCCCGCGCCTGGTTCGAAAGCCTGCGCGACGCGATCTGCGGCGCCTTCGAGGGGCTTGAGCGGGAGGCCGGATCGGACGCGTCGTTCGAGTACACCCCATGGCAGCGCGCCGCTCACAACGATGAAGACGGCGACACCGGCGGCGGCGTGCGCGGCCTGATGAAGGGCAAGATTTTCGAGAAGGTGGGGGTGAACGTCTCCACCGTCCACGGCACTTTCGCGCCCAATTTCGCCTCCAGCATCAACGGTGCCAGTGTCGAGAACCCCGGCTTTACCGCCACCGGCATCAGCCTTGTCGCGCATATGGCCAATCCGCATGTGCCCGCAGTGCATATGAACACGCGCTTCCTGACGACCACCAAGGCATGGTTCGGCGGCGGCGCGGATCTCAACCCGCCGATCCCCTATGAGGAAGATACGCAGGACTTCCACGCAGCCTTCAAAGCCGCCTGCGATGCTCACGAACCCGGCGACTACGACCGCTTCAAGGCATGGGCGGACGACTATTTCTACATCCCCCATCGTGGCGTGCATCGCGGTGTCGGCGGGATTTTCTACGATCACCTCGATTGTGCCGATCAGGCGGGCTGGGATGCGAACTTCGCCTTCACCAAGGCCGTGGGCGAGACCTTCCTCGACATCTTCCCGCAGATCGTGCGCCGACGCATGGCTGCGGCATACACGCCCGCCGAGAAGCAGACCCAACTGGAATGGCGCGGTCGCTACGCGGAGTTCAATCTGGTTTACGACCGGGGCACGACCTTCGGCCTGAAGACCGGCGGGAATGTCGAGGCCATTTTGATGAGTCTGCCGCCGGAAGCAGCCTGGAGCTGA
- the guaB gene encoding IMP dehydrogenase, producing the protein MDIALGLTFDDVLLRPAESDIVPSMADTRTQLTKGIALNIPVLSAAMDTVTEADMAIVMAQLGGIGVLHRNLTIEEQAAAVRAVKRFESGMVVNPITIGPDATLGEAQALMNAHKINGIPVVEGSGKLVGILTHRDVRFADNIAQPVRELMTHENLATVRAGVSQEEARRLLHARRIEKLLVVDDAYKCVGLITVKDIEKAVNYPAATKDAAGRLRVAAATTVGDKGFARTEALLDAECDVVIIDTAHGHNRDVARAVERVKLLNPNAQVIAGNVATAEATKALIGAGADGVKVGIGPGSICTTRIVAGVGVPQLTAIMESAEEASKHGVPVIGDGGLRTSGDAAKALAAGASSIMVGSLLAGTEEAPGETFIYQGRAYKAYRGMGSVGAMARGSADRYFQQDIKDQMKLVPEGIEGQVPYKGPAKDVVHQLVGGVKAAMGYTGSATIEDLRTKSKFIQITNAGLKESHVHDVTITREAPNYPTR; encoded by the coding sequence ATCGACATCGCCCTCGGCCTTACTTTCGACGACGTGCTGCTGCGTCCGGCGGAATCGGACATCGTGCCTTCGATGGCCGACACGCGCACGCAGCTCACCAAGGGCATTGCGCTCAACATTCCGGTGCTCTCCGCCGCCATGGACACCGTGACCGAGGCCGACATGGCCATCGTTATGGCGCAGCTGGGCGGCATTGGCGTGCTGCACCGCAACCTCACCATCGAGGAGCAGGCCGCCGCCGTCCGCGCCGTGAAGCGCTTCGAGAGCGGGATGGTCGTCAACCCCATCACCATCGGGCCCGACGCCACGCTGGGCGAGGCTCAGGCGCTGATGAACGCGCACAAGATCAACGGCATCCCCGTGGTTGAGGGCAGCGGCAAGCTGGTTGGCATCCTGACTCACCGCGACGTGCGATTTGCCGACAACATCGCCCAGCCCGTGCGCGAGCTGATGACGCATGAGAACCTCGCCACCGTGCGCGCCGGCGTCTCGCAGGAAGAGGCCCGTCGCCTGCTCCACGCGCGCCGCATCGAGAAGCTGCTGGTGGTGGACGATGCCTATAAGTGCGTGGGCCTCATCACCGTGAAGGACATCGAGAAGGCGGTGAACTACCCCGCCGCCACCAAGGATGCCGCTGGCCGCCTGCGCGTCGCCGCCGCCACCACCGTGGGCGATAAGGGCTTCGCCCGCACCGAGGCGCTGCTCGATGCCGAGTGCGACGTGGTCATCATCGACACCGCCCACGGCCACAACCGTGACGTGGCCCGCGCCGTCGAGCGCGTGAAGCTGCTCAACCCCAACGCGCAGGTCATCGCCGGCAACGTGGCGACTGCCGAGGCCACCAAGGCGCTGATCGGCGCGGGTGCCGATGGTGTGAAGGTGGGCATCGGGCCAGGCTCGATCTGCACCACGCGCATCGTGGCGGGCGTGGGCGTGCCCCAGCTGACCGCCATCATGGAAAGCGCCGAGGAAGCATCGAAGCACGGTGTGCCCGTGATCGGCGACGGCGGCCTGCGCACCAGCGGTGACGCTGCCAAGGCTCTGGCTGCTGGCGCCAGCTCGATCATGGTCGGCTCGCTGCTGGCCGGCACCGAGGAAGCGCCGGGCGAGACCTTCATCTATCAGGGCCGCGCCTATAAGGCCTATCGCGGCATGGGCTCGGTGGGCGCCATGGCGCGCGGATCGGCCGACCGCTACTTCCAGCAGGACATCAAGGACCAGATGAAGCTGGTCCCCGAAGGCATCGAGGGCCAGGTCCCCTACAAGGGCCCCGCCAAGGATGTGGTCCACCAGCTGGTCGGCGGCGTGAAGGCGGCGATGGGCTATACGGGTTCGGCGACGATCGAGGATCTGCGCACGAAGTCGAAGTTCATCCAGATCACGAACGCCGGTCTGAAGGAAAGCCACGTTCACGACGTGACGATCACGCGCGAGGCGCCGAATTATCCGACGCGTTGA